The Silene latifolia isolate original U9 population chromosome X, ASM4854445v1, whole genome shotgun sequence genome contains the following window.
actacATTAAAATTCCTATATTTACCGCgtatttgcgcgggatctacacaagttaaccaaacaatcTAATTTGTGTGGTAAACAAGCCAAAATTATCAACATATacataattagttaattactcTTAATTAAATCATAAGTTCTCATTTGTAATGAGCACTTTTCATCACAAGCAAGATTTGCTATAGATACCCCTCCACTTACCGTTTCAAGTTTCAAGGTcataatcccctatttactaaatgaataggtgattctacgttttttcccgcctaaaatattAACTTCTAATTGGGCTTTTAATTTTCGCATTCTACAATGGGTCAAGTCTAACGTAAAAAATGATTGCCGAAAAAGAAAATATAAGGTCCTTCTATTCAAAATATGGATATATTAACAAGGCTAAATTTGTGATAATAAAGGAAAATTTAGGAGGGAGGAATATTTACTAAATAAATAGATCCGTCTAAGCATGAGTATGTAGACATAATGAACTTCCAAAAATTATTGTCTTATATCACGTGATCTAAACTAGGAAATAAGACAATAATTTATAGACGTAGCTATCGCATTCAAGATTAGTAAATATTAATCAAGCTCTTAGCAAATTTACTGATAAGATTACTTAAAATCCTcttatctactaaaagaataggtggaactctaaattttcccgcctaaaattttaaaatctaaaATTGGATTATTATTATAGTCTATTCTATATAGGTGTATCTTGAACtataaatggatataatcttttaattGGATATATTCATAAATTTAAATGCTCACAATCTGCAAGATTTGCCTCCACggtttttataataaaaaattcattaattttttatgaaaatataagaaattGCGGatcaaaattacaaaataaataaaatgattaTGAAAAATGATCTCATTAAAATAGACATTTCTAACCCTACTCAATTCTCTGGATTACTTTTTCaatattgagttttttttttcaaataaaaatGTACAGATAACGAACCATAAAAAATTAATGAATTGTCAAATTATAAACTAAAAAGTAAAACTTCATATATACCGTGCATAAATTGCACGAGGTCGATACTAATAATACATTAAAATGTGAAACCTCTATATATACCGCGCATTGCGCAGGATATAAACTAGTTAAATCATTATAATATTATGTATGATTCATACCCTTTTACAACAAACATCCCTTCAAAATAGAAGCACAAAAAACGATATCACCCAAATTCGTGAATGACGGTCTCACCCAAATTCGTTCCCAATTTCCCACATCCCACATATGAAACGCAAATTCTCCCTTGGGACGGATACTATTCTGTCACAAATACTGTTTAtatttgtgacgggtcaaatgtGATCAGTTTTTGAGAAAATGTGACCAATTTTTTATAAGTGACATTTTACGAACAGTACTTGAGTGATTACATTTTATAAAAAAGTAGTCATATTTGCCCGTTGCAAATTGTGAGCGTCACAATGGAAAATTACTGTGAAACAAATTGCAAAACTAGATGTATTTGTTACAAAGATGACATGTCATATCCGTCTATAACCCGGACATGTGAAAGTGTAATGTTGAATAAATATGAATACACAAAATAttattatagacggcacatatccgtctacaACTAAAGACTGGCAAATACAATACTACATTCCTAATATAACAAATAATAAGTGGGGTGGTGGGGCCAAAAATATCACACTTTTAagttatttgacccgtctttagctataaACGAATATATCCgtgtctatagcaagactagctgataTGAATAATACCCTAAGTCATCTCATTTTCCTTTTGTTTACGGACTAGTGTATGCGCGCGGTGGCCTGCgcgcggtaaatataggccttttaatttttagtgtattagttatagattttagaaTTATAActcgcgaatttttataaaaaataactaatactaaaattaatcaaaagaattgaataattccttgaattgtgttttttatgaaaatatttgaACTACAATAAATTTTttacaaaatttttttttcgtcacgaatttaataataggagatacatTTTTTATGTATacattattttaaatggaaaattagtttaataaatgaaaatctaatttatttccatacataagtttgagcactttagagagaaaactttagagaagttgtattcccttagtatatagaaggatttatacttttaaaatttgcacctcattaatatttatcagttcattccattgtattttgatatgaaacaaaaaaaatgaaatggaaagctaataaaaaaaattatttaagttgtgaatttttttagtgaatgttttttgtcacgaagctaatagtaagcatgtgtcaagttattttctacagtaataattattgaattactgaaaaatttaccaacttatactttataatttaattttaattttgttttgttttaattaaaaaatcgtaattatgaatttatttaaaaaattagagtttatgtataagaatatattcattgaaaatataataatgtaatgaaagaaaattttatttattaccttatttagctagatgctttttgaagggaaaataagagaatttttattctcctAGTAGTAGGGGATTTAGCAATAAAGTTGCATTACATTAAAGAAACAAATTAAGGTAAAACCGAAAAAggttaaaaaagaaaaaaacatacCCAGAATCATCAGGAACAATCCTGGAAATGACCATCTTACGTTTAGAACCCTTATACAATTCCTCCAAAGTACACCCCAACTTATTCTCAATCGCCGCTGCTTTACTCTTTTTACTAtctgctttattattattattattattattattattattaccaatttttttacTATTACCTTTACCATTAACATTATCATTATCCTTCTTAATTTTGTGATTAATCTCATTATAATCACCATCATCACCAAACCCATTTAAGAAGTCATCGAAAATATCTTCTGCCTCCCTTCGGCCACCATCGCGGCGGCGAGTGGCGGCGCCCGCACCGGAAGGAGATGACACGTCGTACTTGAGCGCATCTTCGCCGTACAAGTCATAGATCTGACGTTTTGTGGGGTCAGAGAGTACGTCATAGGCTTCACAGATCTGCTTGAATTTCGCCTCAGCCAGTTCTTGTGTGCCACTTGGATGTTTGTCAGGGTGCCACCTCATTGCTAGCTTCTTGTACGACCGCTTTAGCTCTTCCTCGCCCGATGTACGTGACACCTTCAGTATTTTGTAGTAGTCCACCCCCATAGTAATTATCGAGGACGAGGACGAGGATGGGTTAAGACGGAGGTGTTGTGTACGATATAATTATGAGTTTTGACTTTTGAGCTTGGGGGGTCATAATATATGTTTTGTAGGTTGGATGGGAGGAATGACAGACGGTTATTTTGGGGAGAGTGAAGGTGGGGTGTGATTGGTTGGGGAAGGTTACGTGGAAGGATGTGAATGGATGAGGGCTGTGAGAAAAGGAGGGTGGAGGATGAGAGGTAGAGAACGTGGAGGGAAGTAAGTTGTAAAATTAGAGGGAAAAGTGGAAAGAGATGAGAGAGAGTTTTGAGAAAGTCAAGTGTGTGGAGATGGATAAAGTGTTGAACGCGTTGTATAGAATCTTGTATGGCGTCGCGAGGTGGTAAGGCTTTATGTTTTCTTTACGCCACCCTTTTTATTTCGAGATCCAAAACTTTTTAAAGGTACGGACTACTCTATCAATTTTTGTTTTTCTCTTTGGCAGAGGGGGAGGGTCACTGGAGATAATGAACTTCGAAAAGGAAATTGCACCTAAACAGAAAGAACACAACCTGCTTCAAAGGCTAGGTTTCACAACTACTCCGCAAAGGTAATTTGTGTAATCCCACAAAGGTGATTAGTTGCTGGAGAATGCAGGCTTTTCTTAATTCATTCataaattactaaatgacataCATTCACAGGCAGCGACGGATTTAAAATGAACCCACATCCCCATTAATCTTGAAAAAATAAAGATATATGTTCATTTGTGAGTTTATATTTCACAAAACCTTAGTGGTTCAAAGGTACAAGCAATCTCCTACCTGCGATACtcagtatctgttgaatccccaacaaacaacCGATAATTattggactacaacatgtttaggaatcgctacgtttaatcgacagtttgtataactatacgtcggaaaactcaaaacgatttcgaaaacaaaacattttcaaaactttttacaagtacctggagtgttttatgcacgacgatggggtcgcaatgacactaactagagtcaaaaccgacaccggatcaaaaaccgactcaaaattcaaatcccgactccaacaacgggtcaaaccgagtcaaacacaaaaaacaaacatcacaaaccttCCATTCTAAGTATACatggtatacttgatggtcaagaacaacaatcatgacatccaaaacctaggatagaacaaatcatgattccaaatgcgtgatagtgacaagacaactcgaagacccgcaaacaggctcgcgcctcttcgagtagcctatacggccaagtcgctcaaaacgcacacaaccacacaatcctctataaatacccctcaaatgccaccatttgaaggtacgcgagcgtccgcccccttctttctcccttaaaattctagactcgacttctcaagtcacaaaccgacacgtattttcgacctaccgatcgaaaatacgagccatacacattgtttggtaccgtcatcgtgcattaaataacttgaccgaccatttcgtccaactacacaatcactaaacaaaacaacactctttactttgctaaaacggttttcaaccgagttttccgacctaacaagttttttacacttccgtcgatttctcgccaacaacctagcatgtaagtgtgggaaataatctgtatacgtcccttaaaatgaaggattataacgtatataatgatgacgatcactagtcataaaattaaaatacataaacaaaatataggattcagaaataaccttcggtcctagcaaatacggcctaagaacaatatcaaagtagatattcgcctatcagttgcacccaagacgatatgagatatgccctattgataatgctagaatcgatctaaaattttctgtaaaatttagttgttttgtgtttttcttctgatgagagaggaggctaggtcaaaaagaattagggtagaataatgatctccctttttcttcttatggtgaccgaaatatgggagtcaaTTAGAAAGATCTTATGgtgaccgaaatatgggagtcaattaggaagatataatctttcctaatttcggcccatataaccgaaataaggagtgtaatctccttatttttggctattccaaaaatgtataaaatgtgttaaattgttatctagtgaggatcgaacccatgacctcttggtttgtgtaccctcactattaccactatgacacattcatcttgttgatattaaatataactgattacatttaattacgaattaacagattaattcgtccaagctaacattacatacatttaattaaatataacttattatattcaatttacgaatttacaattaattcgtctcaactaatattatttaatcttcattaaataattgtctcaaacacattgactaactgtttagtcatattaggcatcaatgtgattatatttctataaccacatttctcaaacacatcctataggtgtgacctttagggaccagttgatcaccgccatctgtatgataataacgtcaaactttctagcaagccaaccgttattaggtaaacgttaatcaattgattaaatatacgaagaatacccttgtgaacctgtaagagatttacaaatgttatcacactaatttgtggaggacacaaactccaacaaactcccacttgtcctcacaagtgtatgtgcgataaccgattctcatatcctaaaatttctctcactcaatgtaaaacaatttgcaaatccatattcacaaaggtcatattttacaagcgatcaatatcaagagtggtttccccgactagagagtaacttaactgataaacgaatcaacattcgagcatggccatgcatttcagttacaactcctcgagtggccctgagaaataactatacctgataagggttggatattttcctcaactcgaatcctgcagatgtaagcacagtatgaaatgacccggaaaaaatctacttagcctccgattcggcaaaaaccgtgagaaagaaaccaaagtcacccaaaaactgccttaatctcaagagacagtcgatagtcaaaagaatcgactctaggaacacaatggatgtcctatccacgacctggcaccgaatgtttttaaacatttaggactccattacgttgtcacaaaacgttgtcctacgaggtatcgttataatctcgcatctgtgatcgatcagtcaaccgtttgacttatggctcgttgaacccaccatcaatcgactgcacattataatagccggagttatcagctcacattggcgattacggaccaaaacaaatataatgtaattcagttcactttgtggcgttcaatgttgtcagtgcaatccacatgaaaaacaaaatattataataaaacgatgaagttataaatagtatatgaaaaaagataatgtatcaaatccataatcaagtactataactcaggaacacgtttaattcccatggaattaacatgccctacatgcttatcataattcaatggtttagtgagaggatccacgatgttatcatccgtcgcaatcttgtctatcacgatctcctcttgctccaagtaatcacggatcaggtgaggtttccgatgtacatgtctagatttgttgctagactttggctccttagcctggaagatggcacctctattgtcacaatagatggtgatcgggtcattcgaactaggaactactgtaagtccttgtaagaattgacgcatccatatcgcttcctttactgcctccgaagcggcatagtactcggattcagtagtagaatctgctacaacactttgtttggaactcttccaaatgaccgcaaagaccattaagagtgaagacgaacccggaccgagattttgaatcatctcgatccgtttggaagctaaaGATCTGCAGAACCGATCATTGCGcgtagcttagtatcgcctccataagtcaatacccaatccttagtcctccgtaagtacttgaggatgtttttgacagctatccagtgtgtttcacctggagtcttttggtaccgactcgtcatactcaatgcatatgccacgtctggacgtgttcatatcatggcatacatgatcgatcctattgcatatgcataaggaacacgactcatgcgctcaatcccttcaggcgccgtgggtgatcgagacttgctcaatcgcatcccgtcatcattggaaggttccccctcttggagttggtcatgctgaacttctcaagaatcttatccaaataagactcctgactaagtgataacgtccgtcgtgatctatctcggtagatacggattcccaaaatgcgctgtgcctcacccagatctttcatctggaaatggttcttcaaccattctttaaccgaagataggagaggaatgtcattcccaatcaggagtatgtcatcgacatacaatatcaagaatacaatcttgctcccactcgacttgatatataagcatggttcctcgaccgatccagtgaaaccatactcttttatcacttggtcgaaacgatgattccaactccgagaagcttgcttaagtccatagatggaacgcttaagcttgcatactttcttaggatgttcaggatctatgaaaccttcgggttacaccatgtacaactcttcctccaaataaccgtttaagaaggcggttttcacatccatttgacaAATTTCTtaatcatgaaatgcgacaatcgctaagattatccgaatggaacgtagcatgactacaggtgcaaaaatctcatcataatgcaatccgtgcacttgagtgaaaccttttgccacaagtcgtgccttataggtatctggttgcgcgtctacagaacgctttattttgtaaagccatttgcagtgtagaggttttaccttattaggtaaatcaactagatcccatacgtcattctcatacatggagtccatctcggattgcatggcttcgagccatagctttgagtcggaacaggtcatatcacctttataggtaacgggttcattactctctaggagtaaaacgtcattctcctcgaccataccaatgtatatgtccggaggatgagagaatctacccgacctcctaggttcctcaggaatattaaccgtatcatcagttggaggaacaacttcctccatccgttcctcggttgttggttctggaatctccgacagctcgaaggttctattactcgtcttgttctcgagaaattctttctctaagaacgtcgcactagccgcaacaaaaactcgatgttcggtaggcgaataaaagtaatgaccaaatgttccttttggataacctataaagtatgtcttgaccgatcgcg
Protein-coding sequences here:
- the LOC141623847 gene encoding uncharacterized protein LOC141623847, which gives rise to MGVDYYKILKVSRTSGEEELKRSYKKLAMRWHPDKHPSGTQELAEAKFKQICEAYDVLSDPTKRQIYDLYGEDALKYDVSSPSGAGAATRRRDGGRREAEDIFDDFLNGFGDDGDYNEINHKIKKDNDNVNGKGNSKKIGNNNNNNNNNNKADSKKSKAAAIENKLGCTLEELYKGSKRKMVISRIVPDDSGKPSTVEEVLAIDIKPGWKRGTKITFPEKGNQEPGLLPGDLIFVIDEKPHATFKRDGNDLIVNKKISLVEALTGKTLNLTTLDGRNLTIEVSDVVKPDHEVVISGEGMPISKDPKTKGNLRIKFDVKFPSRLSADQKADIKRALTRSS